One window from the genome of Pelodictyon luteolum DSM 273 encodes:
- the holA gene encoding DNA polymerase III subunit delta — METLKKNILAGSLSPVYFFHGPESFLKEEFTALIRSTAFPDEAEAAANTHILYGPDITPGELVARASEYPMFTPRQLIVVRQFDKIKKPVGKDQQKQHEMKFAGYMKNPAEFTILVFDAEQLDKKDVDKPPYSLLKSFRHDFPLLKTPDLFAAARAHEAGWEFDPEALKAFTAYIQPSSREICQEIEKLTTYASSRQGERRITAADVYECVGISKTYNVFELEKAVAGRNLRLSSGISLMIMEREGQKEGLGNIVRYLTTFFMRLWKIAQPEVRAMPQGEIAKVLGMYGRQEYFVRSYLSYAGAFSSIQAERAITALKDTDAALKGLSPYPDEKYLLLRLMQQLLG, encoded by the coding sequence ATGGAAACACTGAAGAAGAACATCCTTGCCGGCAGCCTTTCGCCGGTCTATTTTTTTCACGGACCCGAAAGCTTCCTGAAGGAGGAGTTCACGGCGCTCATCCGGAGCACGGCGTTTCCTGACGAAGCGGAGGCGGCGGCCAACACACACATCCTCTACGGACCCGACATAACTCCCGGCGAACTCGTCGCCCGTGCCTCCGAGTACCCGATGTTCACCCCGCGCCAGCTCATCGTCGTCCGCCAGTTCGACAAGATCAAGAAGCCGGTAGGCAAGGACCAGCAGAAACAGCATGAGATGAAGTTTGCCGGCTACATGAAAAACCCGGCGGAGTTCACCATCCTCGTCTTCGACGCCGAACAGCTGGACAAAAAGGATGTGGACAAACCGCCCTACAGCCTCCTGAAATCGTTCCGGCACGACTTCCCCCTCCTGAAAACCCCCGACCTGTTCGCGGCCGCACGCGCCCATGAGGCGGGATGGGAGTTCGACCCGGAAGCGCTGAAGGCATTCACTGCTTACATACAGCCATCTTCGAGGGAGATCTGCCAGGAAATCGAAAAGCTGACCACCTACGCATCCTCACGCCAGGGCGAGCGACGCATCACGGCCGCAGACGTCTACGAGTGCGTCGGCATCTCGAAAACCTATAATGTCTTTGAACTGGAAAAAGCGGTAGCAGGAAGGAACCTCCGCCTCTCGAGCGGCATATCGCTGATGATCATGGAGCGCGAAGGACAGAAGGAAGGGCTCGGCAACATCGTCCGCTACCTTACCACCTTCTTCATGCGGCTGTGGAAAATAGCCCAGCCTGAAGTGCGAGCCATGCCGCAGGGCGAGATTGCAAAAGTGCTGGGCATGTACGGCAGGCAGGAGTATTTCGTCAGAAGCTACCTCTCATACGCCGGAGCCTTTTCCTCCATCCAGGCAGAACGGGCGATCACGGCCCTGAAAGACACCGATGCCGCCCTCAAGGGTCTTTCCCCTTACCCTGACGAAAAGTACCTCCTGCTCCGCCTGATGCAGCAGCTCCTCGGCTGA
- a CDS encoding single-stranded DNA-binding protein has translation MARGLNKVMLIGNLGNDPELRTIPSGQTVANFTLATSESFKDSSGAMQERTEWHRIVAWGRLAEICGQYLKKGRQVYVEGRIQTRSWDDQKTGEKKYATDIVVTDMQMLGGMREGGSGYGDGGQQSYSPPQQPARQQGPQDAPPPQTAPSAPMIENDKDDLPF, from the coding sequence ATGGCAAGAGGACTGAATAAAGTAATGCTCATCGGCAACCTCGGCAACGACCCCGAGCTCCGCACCATTCCCTCGGGCCAGACCGTGGCCAACTTCACCCTGGCAACCTCTGAAAGCTTCAAGGACAGCAGCGGCGCCATGCAGGAACGGACCGAATGGCACCGCATCGTGGCATGGGGGCGGCTTGCCGAAATCTGCGGCCAGTACCTCAAGAAAGGCCGTCAGGTCTATGTTGAGGGACGCATCCAGACGAGAAGCTGGGACGACCAGAAAACCGGCGAGAAAAAATACGCGACCGACATCGTCGTCACCGACATGCAGATGCTCGGCGGCATGCGTGAGGGCGGCAGCGGATACGGCGATGGCGGACAGCAGAGCTACAGCCCGCCCCAGCAGCCTGCACGGCAGCAGGGCCCGCAGGACGCTCCTCCTCCCCAGACGGCACCATCGGCTCCGATGATCGAAAACGACAAGGACGACCTGCCGTTCTGA
- a CDS encoding dihydroorotate dehydrogenase electron transfer subunit: MTSTDCGRQAVRQLKPNPAMPRESSITDIRATVAASRRISRDVTLITLDCPQISLTAEPGNFVNVRVNDTTQPLLRRPFSIHDAGDGQVKLMVKEIGKGTEIFCRCAAGTELSVLGPLGNSFSTGAEGYDTAVLVSGGIGTAPMRFLEKRLAAMGKKVVNLIGGRTKDDLLPEGLTGCRFATDDGSEGFHGTVLALLESLVPSLTAEGTPRIFACGPTPMLRAVARFSREAGIASEVSLESVMGCGFGICYGCSVEVSAPDGGTKTILLCREGPVIDGGRMV, encoded by the coding sequence ATGACAAGCACCGACTGCGGACGACAGGCCGTCCGCCAACTGAAACCGAACCCCGCCATGCCCCGAGAGAGCTCAATCACCGACATCAGGGCGACCGTTGCCGCATCGCGGCGTATCAGCCGCGACGTCACCCTCATCACCCTCGACTGCCCCCAAATCTCCCTCACCGCGGAGCCCGGGAACTTCGTCAACGTCCGGGTGAACGATACCACCCAGCCGCTCCTCCGCCGCCCGTTCTCGATCCACGACGCCGGAGACGGCCAAGTCAAGCTGATGGTCAAGGAGATCGGCAAGGGTACTGAAATATTCTGCCGATGTGCTGCCGGCACAGAGTTGTCGGTGCTCGGCCCGCTCGGCAACAGCTTCAGCACCGGAGCAGAAGGCTACGATACCGCCGTCCTCGTGTCGGGCGGGATCGGCACCGCCCCGATGCGCTTTCTGGAAAAACGCCTTGCCGCCATGGGGAAAAAAGTCGTGAACCTCATCGGAGGGCGCACTAAAGACGATCTCCTCCCGGAAGGCCTCACCGGATGCCGGTTCGCCACCGACGATGGATCGGAAGGGTTCCACGGCACGGTGCTTGCGCTTCTGGAGTCCCTCGTTCCCTCACTCACGGCGGAAGGCACCCCGAGGATATTCGCATGCGGACCCACCCCGATGCTGCGGGCGGTGGCCCGATTCTCCAGGGAAGCAGGCATTGCTTCTGAAGTCTCGCTCGAGTCGGTCATGGGATGCGGGTTCGGGATCTGCTACGGTTGCAGCGTGGAGGTCAGCGCACCCGACGGCGGGACAAAAACCATCCTTCTCTGCCGGGAGGGTCCGGTCATCGACGGCGGGCGCATGGTCTGA
- a CDS encoding TRC40/GET3/ArsA family transport-energizing ATPase: MRILTFTGKGGVGKTSVSAATAVRLAELGYRTLVLSTDPAHSLSDSFNLPLGAEPTKIKENLHAIEVNPYVDLKQNWQSVQKYYTRIFMAQGVSGVMADEMTILPGMEEIFSLLRIKRYKSSGLYDVLVLDTAPTGETLRLLSLPDTLSWGMKAVKNVNKYIVRPLSKPLSKMSDRIAYYIPPEDAIESVDQVFDELEDIREILTDNVKSTVRLVMNAEKMSIKETMRALTYLNLYGFKVDMVLVNRLLDTNEDSGYLENWKAIQQKYLGEIEEGFSPLPVTKLRMYEQEIVGLKALEQFAHDMYGDTDPSDLMYDEPPIKFVRNGDIYEVQLKLMFANPGDIDVWVTGDELYVQIGSQRKIITLPISLTGLEPGDAVFRDKWLHIPFDLNHQGRHQTDKQYSNKA; encoded by the coding sequence ATGCGAATTCTAACATTTACGGGTAAGGGCGGTGTCGGAAAGACCAGCGTATCGGCGGCAACAGCAGTCAGGCTGGCAGAACTGGGATACCGTACCCTCGTGCTCTCAACGGATCCGGCACACAGTCTTTCAGATTCATTCAATCTGCCGCTCGGCGCAGAGCCGACCAAAATAAAAGAGAATCTGCATGCGATTGAGGTGAATCCGTATGTCGATCTTAAGCAGAACTGGCAGTCCGTCCAGAAGTACTATACAAGAATATTCATGGCCCAGGGCGTTTCGGGCGTCATGGCCGACGAGATGACCATCCTTCCCGGCATGGAAGAGATCTTCTCGCTCCTGCGCATCAAACGTTACAAGTCCTCCGGTCTATACGATGTCCTCGTGCTCGATACCGCCCCGACCGGCGAGACCCTCCGCCTGCTCTCCCTGCCCGATACCCTCTCCTGGGGCATGAAGGCCGTCAAGAACGTCAACAAGTACATTGTCCGCCCCCTGAGCAAGCCGCTCTCGAAGATGTCGGACCGCATTGCATACTACATACCGCCGGAAGATGCCATCGAGTCGGTCGACCAGGTGTTCGACGAACTTGAGGATATCCGCGAAATCCTGACCGACAATGTGAAGTCGACAGTACGCCTTGTCATGAATGCCGAGAAGATGTCGATCAAGGAGACCATGCGCGCCCTGACCTACCTGAACCTCTACGGGTTCAAGGTTGATATGGTGCTGGTCAACCGCCTGCTCGATACCAATGAGGACAGCGGATACCTTGAGAACTGGAAAGCCATCCAGCAGAAATACCTCGGCGAGATCGAAGAAGGATTCTCCCCCCTGCCGGTGACCAAGCTCCGTATGTACGAACAGGAGATCGTCGGCCTGAAAGCCCTCGAGCAGTTCGCACATGACATGTACGGCGACACCGATCCCAGCGACCTCATGTACGACGAACCGCCGATCAAGTTCGTGCGCAACGGCGACATTTACGAAGTGCAGCTGAAGCTCATGTTCGCCAATCCCGGCGACATCGACGTCTGGGTCACCGGCGACGAGCTCTACGTGCAGATCGGCAGCCAGCGCAAAATCATCACCCTGCCCATCAGCCTCACCGGCCTTGAGCCCGGTGACGCGGTGTTCCGGGACAAGTGGCTGCACATCCCGTTCGACCTCAACCATCAGGGCCGACACCAGACGGACAAGCAGTACAGCAACAAGGCCTGA
- a CDS encoding chlorosome protein C: MSESYQKLRKDFKELEFTDRLTFLAESALLTGQSAVVGGLELAGTVVETVSGTVGSLLDATGVGSLLGRTGGVVGETIDRVAITVKDVSRSAGDLYSDAVKNVENVTDNAAKAIGDAGVSASEAVKNITGSFQKQTGKK, encoded by the coding sequence ATGTCAGAGTCCTACCAGAAACTCCGCAAGGATTTCAAGGAACTTGAGTTCACCGACCGCCTCACCTTTCTTGCCGAAAGTGCACTGCTTACCGGTCAGAGCGCCGTCGTCGGCGGCCTGGAGCTCGCAGGCACCGTGGTCGAGACGGTTTCGGGCACCGTTGGTTCCCTGCTTGATGCAACCGGAGTCGGCAGCCTCCTCGGCCGTACCGGCGGAGTAGTCGGCGAGACCATCGACCGCGTCGCCATCACCGTGAAGGACGTATCCCGTTCGGCCGGTGACCTTTACAGCGATGCTGTGAAGAACGTCGAGAACGTGACCGACAACGCAGCCAAGGCCATCGGCGATGCAGGTGTCAGCGCTTCCGAAGCTGTCAAGAACATCACCGGCTCGTTCCAGAAGCAGACAGGCAAGAAATAA
- a CDS encoding bacteriochlorophyll c-binding family protein: MSGGGVFTDILAAAGRIFEVMVEGHWETVGMLFDSLGKGTMRINRNAYGSMGGGTSLRGSSPEVSGYAVPSKAVESKFAK; the protein is encoded by the coding sequence ATGAGTGGTGGAGGAGTATTTACTGATATCCTTGCCGCAGCCGGCCGCATTTTTGAGGTCATGGTTGAGGGGCATTGGGAAACTGTCGGCATGCTGTTCGATTCGCTTGGTAAAGGTACCATGAGGATCAACCGCAACGCTTATGGCAGCATGGGCGGCGGTACAAGCCTCCGCGGTTCTTCACCTGAGGTTTCGGGTTATGCCGTGCCTTCCAAGGCTGTCGAGTCGAAGTTCGCAAAGTAA
- a CDS encoding ArsA family ATPase yields MRIILYLGKGGVGKTTVSASTATAIARRGGRVLIMSTDVAHSLADAFGVELSQTPIEVEKNLFAMEVNVLAEIRENWNELYSYFSSILMHDGADEVVAEELAIVPGMEEMISLRYIWKAAKSGNYDAVVVDAAPTGETMRLLGMPESYGWYSDKIGGWHSKAIGFAAPLLSKFMPKKNIFKLMPEVNEHMKELHGMLQDKSITTFRVVLNPENMVIKEALRVQTYLNLFGYKLDAAIVNKILPAKSGDKYLQSLIDIQQKYLRVIENCFFPLPIFRAGQATAEVINPDRLYELSQEMFGDKNPADVLYTNDRTQTLEKVDGKYVLSLYLPNVEVQKLNVNIKGDELLVDINNFRKSIMLPNVLIGRKTEGADFEAGNLNITFAN; encoded by the coding sequence ATGAGAATTATTCTTTATCTGGGTAAGGGCGGGGTCGGAAAGACCACGGTCTCGGCATCAACGGCCACGGCGATTGCCCGCCGCGGAGGCAGGGTACTGATCATGAGCACCGATGTGGCCCACAGCCTTGCCGATGCGTTCGGCGTCGAGCTGAGCCAGACCCCCATTGAGGTCGAAAAGAACCTCTTTGCCATGGAGGTCAACGTGCTGGCCGAGATCCGCGAAAACTGGAACGAACTGTACTCCTACTTCTCCTCCATCCTCATGCACGACGGTGCCGACGAAGTCGTTGCCGAGGAGCTTGCCATCGTCCCCGGCATGGAAGAGATGATCAGCCTCCGCTATATCTGGAAGGCCGCCAAATCCGGAAACTATGATGCGGTCGTTGTCGATGCCGCTCCGACGGGCGAAACCATGCGTCTGCTCGGCATGCCCGAGTCCTACGGCTGGTACTCGGATAAAATCGGCGGCTGGCACTCCAAGGCGATCGGATTCGCTGCACCGCTCCTCTCGAAATTCATGCCGAAGAAGAACATCTTCAAGCTCATGCCGGAGGTGAACGAGCACATGAAAGAGCTGCACGGCATGCTTCAGGACAAGAGCATCACCACATTCCGTGTTGTCCTCAACCCGGAGAACATGGTCATCAAGGAGGCGCTGCGCGTGCAGACCTATCTGAACCTGTTCGGTTACAAGCTTGATGCCGCCATCGTCAACAAGATCCTTCCCGCGAAATCAGGCGACAAGTACCTCCAGAGCCTCATCGACATCCAGCAGAAGTACCTCCGCGTGATCGAGAACTGCTTCTTCCCGCTTCCGATCTTCCGTGCCGGGCAGGCAACGGCAGAGGTCATCAACCCGGACCGCCTGTACGAGCTCAGCCAGGAGATGTTCGGTGACAAGAACCCTGCCGACGTGCTCTACACCAACGACAGGACCCAGACCCTCGAGAAGGTCGACGGCAAGTACGTCCTGAGTCTATACCTTCCGAACGTCGAAGTGCAGAAGCTCAACGTGAACATCAAGGGTGACGAGCTCCTGGTGGACATCAACAACTTCCGCAAGAGCATCATGCTCCCGAACGTGCTCATCGGCCGCAAGACGGAAGGTGCTGATTTCGAGGCGGGAAACCTCAACATCACCTTCGCGAACTGA
- the folK gene encoding 2-amino-4-hydroxy-6-hydroxymethyldihydropteridine diphosphokinase yields MKLHTAYIGTGSNIGDRLSHLQEAVCRLGALPETKVLRASPVYMTEPVGEEEQERFYNGVVQIETGLTPENLRSATKAIEQELGRPERYRRWSPRVIDLDILLYADCIIETDTLRIPHPELHRRKFVLIPLLDIANPLHPVLRKTILQMLRTCGDRSVPVRLRERLRLH; encoded by the coding sequence ATGAAGCTCCACACAGCATACATCGGAACGGGATCGAACATCGGGGACCGCCTCAGTCACCTGCAGGAAGCCGTATGTCGGCTCGGCGCGCTCCCGGAAACGAAGGTGCTCCGAGCCTCGCCCGTCTACATGACAGAGCCGGTCGGGGAAGAGGAACAGGAACGATTCTACAACGGCGTGGTACAGATAGAAACCGGCCTCACGCCTGAAAACCTTCGGAGCGCAACAAAGGCTATAGAGCAGGAACTCGGCCGGCCCGAACGATACCGGAGATGGAGCCCGAGGGTCATAGACCTCGATATCCTCCTCTATGCAGACTGCATAATCGAGACTGATACGCTCCGGATTCCCCACCCGGAACTGCACCGCAGAAAATTCGTGCTCATCCCGCTGCTCGACATCGCAAACCCTCTGCACCCCGTCCTCAGAAAAACCATCCTTCAGATGCTCCGGACGTGCGGCGACCGGTCGGTACCCGTGCGCCTTAGGGAACGACTCCGTCTGCACTGA
- the folB gene encoding dihydroneopterin aldolase gives MTHISRSSVRLSNMVFYAHHGVLREEHRIGAKYEVDAELTFDFTGAAMNDDITKTVDYGAVYSRIRMALTGKKYFLIEAVAWEIARDLLGDFPAVSEVGIKVRKRNPPVDGICDYAEADCTMQRD, from the coding sequence ATGACACACATCTCCCGCTCCTCGGTCAGGCTTTCGAACATGGTCTTCTACGCCCACCACGGCGTGCTCCGTGAAGAGCACCGGATCGGAGCCAAATACGAGGTCGATGCCGAGCTTACCTTCGACTTCACCGGGGCGGCCATGAACGACGACATCACGAAAACAGTGGACTACGGGGCGGTGTACAGCCGGATCCGCATGGCTCTTACCGGAAAGAAATACTTCCTCATCGAGGCTGTCGCCTGGGAGATTGCCCGGGACCTGCTTGGTGATTTCCCCGCGGTCAGCGAAGTAGGCATAAAGGTCCGCAAGCGCAATCCTCCGGTCGACGGAATCTGCGACTATGCAGAAGCCGACTGCACCATGCAGCGCGACTGA
- the nadC gene encoding carboxylating nicotinate-nucleotide diphosphorylase produces MKMKNQDCHDFYEGCRSRAVMLALEEDRYTGDVTTMATIDPQQQGSAVVRAKEDGVIAGVDVAAQVFAACNPSLKLEVHRNDGERVVQGERVFDVHGLLAPILLGERTALNFMQRMSGIATKTRAFVDLVSHTEARILDTRKTAPGLRYFDKEAVRIGGGRNHRFGLFDLILIKDNHIDAAGGVGPALNRARMYREKHGLDVKIEAEVRSLDELSAALACRPDIILLDNFTIDLMHEAVEYVRSMPSGVLLEASGNMSLYNVKAVAETGVDFISVGELTHSVRALDLSMTITLG; encoded by the coding sequence ATGAAGATGAAGAATCAGGATTGTCACGATTTTTATGAGGGGTGCCGCTCACGGGCGGTGATGCTTGCGCTTGAGGAGGACCGCTATACGGGGGACGTCACCACCATGGCGACCATCGACCCCCAGCAGCAGGGAAGCGCTGTTGTGAGGGCAAAGGAAGACGGCGTCATCGCTGGTGTCGATGTCGCCGCACAGGTGTTTGCGGCATGCAACCCGTCGCTTAAGCTTGAGGTGCATCGTAACGATGGTGAGCGGGTTGTACAGGGTGAAAGGGTGTTTGACGTACATGGCCTTCTGGCACCGATACTGCTCGGTGAGCGGACGGCACTGAATTTCATGCAGCGCATGTCGGGGATTGCAACCAAGACGAGAGCGTTCGTGGACCTGGTGTCCCATACGGAGGCCAGGATCCTCGACACCCGGAAAACCGCTCCGGGGCTTCGTTATTTCGACAAAGAGGCGGTGCGCATCGGCGGCGGGCGGAACCACCGCTTCGGGCTGTTCGATCTTATCCTCATCAAGGACAACCATATCGATGCCGCCGGCGGTGTCGGCCCGGCACTCAACCGGGCAAGGATGTACCGGGAAAAGCATGGTCTCGACGTGAAGATCGAAGCCGAAGTCCGCTCACTCGACGAACTGAGCGCGGCCCTTGCCTGCCGGCCGGACATCATCCTGCTCGACAACTTCACCATAGACCTCATGCACGAGGCGGTGGAGTATGTGCGCTCGATGCCCTCGGGCGTGCTTCTGGAGGCATCCGGCAACATGAGTCTCTACAATGTGAAGGCGGTTGCTGAAACCGGAGTCGATTTCATTTCTGTCGGCGAGCTGACCCACAGTGTGCGTGCGCTCGACCTTTCCATGACCATCACTCTCGGCTGA
- a CDS encoding holo-[acyl-carrier-protein] synthase → MEIGVDIVDLVRIEKAYDRYGRKFLERIMTGEEIELCLKKPSPLASIAGRFAAKEAVVKALGTGITAAVHWKSFEVLNDPAGKPFVRSSQPGLLPEGCSIKISIAHDRHSAVATALLCRGPES, encoded by the coding sequence GTGGAGATAGGTGTGGACATCGTGGATCTTGTCCGGATCGAAAAAGCCTACGACCGGTACGGACGGAAGTTCCTTGAGCGGATCATGACGGGGGAGGAGATCGAACTCTGCCTGAAAAAGCCCTCTCCCCTCGCCAGCATCGCCGGCCGGTTTGCGGCGAAGGAGGCTGTCGTCAAGGCACTCGGAACCGGCATTACGGCTGCGGTGCACTGGAAGAGCTTCGAGGTCCTGAATGATCCGGCCGGCAAGCCGTTCGTTCGCTCCTCCCAGCCCGGCCTGCTGCCGGAGGGATGTTCCATCAAGATCTCCATCGCCCACGACAGGCATTCCGCAGTGGCGACAGCGCTTCTTTGCCGGGGCCCTGAGTCCTGA
- the tig gene encoding trigger factor: MQKNIKNISETEQELEIIFTSDEFANDYEQELEEAKKTVQLKGFRKGHAPAGLIRKLAGPAIEASIAEKLASKHFGDIVESDKIKTASRAGMIDFTFTPEQLTVRLGYEVHPEFDLKDFSSYSFTRSVYTIDDAAVEKEINLILKGHGTMVSVDEAATATDTVIGDVVKLTEEGEEGEGKTENHHFNLEYLPEDNPFGKAIAGKKAGETVVVETPGQNEGDAPVNFRVTISEVKRMELPELTDELVKEITGQRFENVADFKADVKIQLDEHFSMKSEEDLLESISAKLIDENPVATPKTMVASFSNMLVENAKRQMGGSFPKAFDTDQFQTAMQPNAERHARWLVISQKIAEMNNLEIDEAAIREYAEKEAAKNTAMNAEELMKTYMSADFRDYVTDTITKEKIYEIIKAKVSITDEATPVPDHRG, translated from the coding sequence TTGCAAAAGAATATCAAGAACATCAGCGAAACCGAACAGGAACTGGAGATCATCTTCACCTCGGACGAATTCGCCAACGATTACGAACAGGAACTTGAAGAGGCCAAAAAGACCGTACAGCTCAAGGGGTTCCGCAAAGGCCACGCTCCTGCAGGCCTGATAAGGAAACTCGCCGGCCCTGCCATCGAAGCCTCCATCGCAGAAAAACTTGCCTCGAAGCATTTCGGGGACATCGTCGAATCAGACAAGATCAAGACCGCCAGCCGCGCAGGCATGATAGACTTCACCTTCACGCCCGAGCAGCTCACGGTGCGCCTCGGCTATGAAGTGCACCCCGAGTTCGACCTGAAAGATTTCAGCAGCTACTCATTCACCCGCTCCGTCTACACCATTGACGATGCCGCCGTCGAAAAGGAAATCAACCTCATCCTCAAGGGCCACGGCACCATGGTCAGCGTCGACGAAGCTGCCACTGCTACTGACACCGTCATCGGCGATGTGGTGAAACTCACTGAAGAGGGTGAAGAGGGCGAAGGCAAGACCGAAAACCACCACTTCAATCTGGAATACCTGCCGGAAGACAACCCCTTCGGCAAAGCCATCGCAGGAAAAAAAGCCGGAGAAACCGTGGTAGTTGAAACCCCAGGGCAGAACGAGGGAGATGCTCCCGTCAACTTCCGGGTCACCATCAGCGAAGTCAAGCGCATGGAGCTGCCTGAGCTTACCGATGAACTCGTCAAAGAGATCACCGGCCAGCGCTTCGAGAACGTTGCGGACTTCAAAGCTGATGTCAAGATCCAGCTCGATGAGCATTTCTCCATGAAATCAGAAGAGGACCTGCTCGAGTCCATCTCGGCAAAACTGATTGACGAGAACCCGGTTGCAACCCCGAAAACAATGGTTGCGTCGTTCTCGAACATGCTCGTGGAAAACGCCAAGCGCCAGATGGGCGGCAGCTTCCCGAAAGCCTTCGACACCGACCAGTTCCAGACTGCCATGCAGCCAAACGCCGAGCGCCACGCCCGCTGGCTCGTCATCAGCCAGAAGATCGCTGAGATGAACAACCTCGAAATCGACGAAGCTGCCATCAGGGAGTACGCCGAGAAAGAGGCAGCAAAGAATACCGCAATGAACGCCGAAGAGCTCATGAAGACCTACATGTCAGCAGACTTCCGCGACTATGTCACCGACACCATCACGAAAGAAAAGATCTACGAAATCATCAAAGCTAAAGTGAGCATCACCGACGAGGCGACTCCGGTTCCCGACCACAGGGGCTGA
- a CDS encoding M16 family metallopeptidase yields MMRQQRATHTNEAVIEERLPNGLRVVTDRVASVESVTLGILIEAGSRDDPEDAAGLAHFIEHAIFKGTGRRSYLDIARDIEKHGGYLDAWTTKEHTCIYLRCLSRHLEASFELLADLVSDPVFPPEEIEKEKEVVLEEISSVEDAPEEMVFEEFDLRSFPRHPLGRPILGTMESVEGISASHLTAFIREHYRPSKMILSATGNVRHAEITGLAERFLNRADMSSGCATRMMFRPEDYRPFNKTLKKRISQSQIVQGTAAGRNDRLFYATMALNSMLGSGMSSLLNLELREKRGLAYSAYSAVSFYDDLTTLNIYTGTDALKIDTALKLIEELLHGPALLHPDPGEVETAKAKLLGSHIMGMEKMTRRMSQVATDISYFGRYVPPEEKTAKIEALTPLDIREAARDLILEPPLSTLVYRPSR; encoded by the coding sequence ATGATGCGGCAGCAGAGAGCGACACATACCAATGAAGCGGTTATTGAGGAACGGCTCCCCAACGGCCTGAGGGTCGTGACGGACCGCGTGGCGTCGGTTGAGAGTGTGACGCTCGGCATCCTCATTGAAGCCGGCTCGCGCGACGACCCCGAAGACGCCGCGGGGCTCGCGCATTTCATCGAACATGCCATCTTCAAGGGCACCGGACGCCGCTCCTATCTGGACATCGCACGGGACATCGAAAAGCACGGCGGCTACCTTGACGCCTGGACCACCAAGGAACATACCTGCATCTACCTCCGCTGCCTCAGCCGGCACCTGGAGGCTTCGTTCGAACTGCTCGCCGATCTCGTATCGGACCCGGTGTTCCCTCCCGAAGAGATCGAGAAGGAAAAAGAGGTGGTACTGGAGGAGATCAGCAGCGTGGAGGACGCGCCGGAAGAGATGGTGTTCGAGGAGTTTGACCTCCGATCCTTCCCCCGCCACCCGCTGGGACGGCCGATACTCGGAACCATGGAGAGCGTAGAGGGAATATCGGCCAGCCACCTCACGGCGTTCATCCGGGAACACTACCGCCCCTCGAAGATGATCCTCAGCGCCACAGGCAATGTCCGCCACGCCGAGATCACCGGGCTCGCGGAACGGTTTCTCAATAGAGCGGATATGTCTTCCGGGTGCGCAACGCGCATGATGTTCCGTCCGGAGGATTACCGGCCGTTCAACAAAACACTGAAAAAACGGATCTCGCAGTCGCAGATCGTGCAGGGAACGGCCGCAGGGCGCAACGACCGCCTGTTCTATGCCACAATGGCGCTCAACTCCATGCTCGGCAGCGGGATGAGTTCGCTGCTCAACCTTGAGCTGCGTGAAAAACGCGGGCTGGCCTACAGCGCCTATTCAGCCGTCTCGTTTTATGACGACCTCACCACCCTGAACATCTATACCGGCACCGACGCACTGAAAATCGACACCGCCCTCAAGCTCATCGAAGAGTTGCTCCACGGCCCTGCCCTCCTGCATCCCGATCCCGGTGAAGTCGAAACGGCAAAAGCAAAGCTACTCGGATCTCACATCATGGGAATGGAAAAGATGACCCGCAGGATGTCGCAGGTCGCCACCGACATCTCCTACTTCGGGCGGTATGTCCCCCCGGAAGAAAAAACTGCCAAAATCGAAGCGCTCACCCCACTGGACATCAGAGAAGCCGCCCGGGACCTCATCCTCGAGCCTCCGCTCTCCACACTCGTCTACCGGCCCTCCCGCTGA